The following are encoded in a window of Candidatus Binataceae bacterium genomic DNA:
- a CDS encoding AarF/UbiB family protein: MNRPVYAERMLIPTPTAATERPADAAEPEPGRLVRAWRFASVAWVAARIYAGYKSIQLWARIAGDKRKEERYRRQDARAARALYRSAVRMQGMLIKACQFIATRADVLPDAWVNTLSGLHDRVPPHPFATIRARIENELGRPLEAVFAEFDPAPLAAASLAQVHAARLHDGRRCAVKVQYPGIEGIVRADLRNLAVILRVLAWLERDFDFRVLSREAFKYIPMELDFEHEADNCETIARNLAARADVVVPRLYRELSTRRVLVMELVEGIKVTDVAALERAGIDKQAVAQKLMEVFCEQVLRDGFFHADPHPGNVMVQPGPRLVLLDFGLAKDFPPRFRDGIVRLTFSILTFDNAGIAAAFEQLGFRTRDGSPATLITLANLMLGNTIRRGRAYADRQLIEEFSAELPRALRVNPIVEVPADVLLVTRVMGLLSGLGKTLDSRVDLFATIMPYAHHLLAPAAAADLK, translated from the coding sequence GTGAATCGACCAGTTTACGCCGAGAGGATGCTAATACCTACACCCACGGCCGCAACGGAACGGCCGGCTGACGCGGCGGAGCCCGAGCCCGGACGGCTCGTGCGCGCCTGGCGCTTCGCCAGCGTCGCGTGGGTCGCCGCAAGAATCTACGCCGGCTACAAGTCGATTCAACTGTGGGCGCGGATCGCCGGCGACAAGCGCAAGGAGGAGCGCTACCGGCGCCAGGACGCCCGCGCCGCGCGCGCCCTCTATCGCTCGGCGGTGCGGATGCAGGGGATGCTCATCAAGGCCTGCCAGTTCATCGCCACCCGCGCCGACGTCCTGCCCGACGCCTGGGTAAACACGCTGTCCGGCCTGCACGACCGCGTGCCGCCGCACCCGTTCGCCACTATTCGCGCGCGCATCGAGAACGAACTCGGACGCCCGCTCGAAGCGGTCTTCGCGGAGTTCGACCCGGCACCACTCGCCGCGGCGTCGCTCGCCCAGGTCCATGCCGCGCGCCTGCACGACGGGCGCCGATGCGCCGTCAAGGTGCAGTATCCCGGCATTGAGGGCATCGTCCGCGCCGATCTCAGGAATCTCGCGGTCATCCTGCGCGTGCTCGCATGGCTCGAGCGCGATTTCGACTTCCGGGTGCTCAGCCGCGAGGCATTCAAGTACATCCCGATGGAGCTCGATTTCGAGCACGAAGCCGACAACTGCGAGACCATCGCGCGCAACCTCGCGGCCCGCGCCGACGTGGTGGTCCCGCGACTCTATCGCGAATTGTCCACGCGGCGCGTGCTGGTGATGGAGCTGGTCGAGGGAATAAAGGTAACCGACGTCGCCGCGCTGGAGCGCGCCGGAATCGACAAGCAGGCGGTCGCGCAGAAGCTGATGGAGGTGTTCTGCGAACAGGTGCTGCGCGACGGCTTTTTTCACGCCGACCCGCATCCGGGCAATGTGATGGTGCAGCCGGGGCCGCGCCTGGTGCTGCTCGACTTCGGCCTGGCCAAGGATTTCCCGCCGCGCTTTCGCGACGGCATCGTGCGGCTGACGTTTTCCATCCTGACCTTCGATAACGCGGGCATTGCCGCCGCCTTCGAGCAACTCGGGTTTCGCACTCGCGACGGATCGCCGGCGACCCTGATAACGCTCGCCAACCTGATGCTCGGCAACACGATCCGGCGCGGCCGCGCCTATGCCGACAGACAGTTGATCGAGGAATTCTCCGCAGAGCTGCCGCGCGCGCTGAGAGTCAATCCGATCGTCGAGGTTCCCGCCGACGTGCTGCTGGTGACGCGCGTGATGGGCTTGCTGAGCGGACTTGGCAAGACGCTCGATTCGCGGGTCGATCTGTTCGCGACCATCATGCCCTACGCTCATCACCTGCTCGCGCCGGCGGCCGCCGCCGATCTTAAGTAG
- a CDS encoding inositol monophosphatase family protein yields the protein MRTELPPEPGRLERVALNAARAAGRVHLQRLNRIKVVRKSNAIDLVTEADHESERAVIRTLGRAFPGHAILAEESGANARQSEHRWIIDPLDGTTNFAHGFPQFCVSIAYERRGRVELAVVLDTLKRELFVAARGRGARLNAKPIRVSATPSLDGALLATGFAYDRRERRNFYLTFWEAFMMRTQGVRRTGSAALDLCYVACGRVDAFWEFGLRPWDVAAGALIVTEAGGRATNLDGSTLNLEARNILASNGKLHRAMRETIAKAWPEAERRQAEGRAAP from the coding sequence ATGCGCACGGAACTTCCTCCCGAGCCTGGCAGACTCGAACGCGTTGCGCTCAACGCCGCGCGCGCGGCCGGCCGCGTCCACCTCCAGCGTCTCAACCGGATAAAAGTCGTGCGCAAAAGCAATGCGATCGACCTCGTGACCGAGGCCGACCACGAGTCCGAACGGGCGGTCATCCGGACGCTCGGCCGCGCCTTTCCCGGGCACGCGATTCTCGCCGAGGAGAGCGGCGCGAACGCGCGGCAGAGCGAGCATCGATGGATTATCGACCCGCTCGACGGAACCACCAACTTCGCCCACGGGTTTCCGCAATTCTGCGTCTCGATCGCATACGAGCGCCGCGGACGAGTCGAACTGGCGGTCGTCCTCGACACGCTCAAGCGCGAGCTGTTCGTGGCGGCGCGCGGGCGTGGCGCGCGGCTCAATGCAAAGCCGATTCGGGTGAGCGCGACGCCGTCCCTCGACGGCGCGCTGCTGGCGACCGGCTTCGCTTACGACCGCCGCGAGCGGCGCAACTTCTATTTGACCTTCTGGGAAGCCTTCATGATGCGCACGCAGGGGGTGCGGCGCACGGGCTCCGCCGCGCTGGACCTTTGTTATGTCGCGTGCGGACGAGTGGACGCATTCTGGGAATTCGGGCTCCGCCCGTGGGACGTCGCGGCCGGCGCGCTGATTGTGACCGAAGCGGGCGGGCGCGCGACCAACCTCGACGGCTCGACGCTGAATCTCGAAGCGCGGAACATCCTCGCAAGCAACGGCAAGCTGCATCGGGCGATGCGCGAGACGATCGCTAAGGCATGGCCCGAGGCGGAGCGTCGCCAGGCCGAAGGGCGTGCTGCGCCATAA